A single region of the Bacteroidota bacterium genome encodes:
- a CDS encoding DUF5011 domain-containing protein, with translation MRKLTLVLFAIFVSISWNINAQTYCTPSWTSAGNYQIGTQQVNIGSISNTTTCPTTSAQYSNYTSMSTTAYPASTVNVSVQVGGSNTTWFCIFIDFNNDGTFNTNDEWVYSSGSTAASGWSTGTITIPSNAPAGNKRMRVISDYGSSSLNPPSPCTNYYAGECEDYTIKILSLSGFDCALTSVDSPGVFSVDSNKLSVTFSNLKADSIRWLDLGYSLNGGTPEQIFDYNKATGTKFPVLGPGENHMYTFDKSVFIPTKGSHSLKVWIGDVNDSFPDNDITNDTLFLNFCTGMEGTYTIGPIAGDYATFNEAVQALQTCGVATPIVFQVEPGVYNERVVIPDNIVGISATNTITFDGLDRTKVTLTYAGTSSSNRATVLFDGADYFTFRNMKIQNTGTSYSVAVMLMNQADNNSIIDCDMTVGTNSSSYAQVIQSTSSEASTGGNGDNANYTLVQNCTLSNGYYGAHFRGSGSTSPNMDNRIIDCIFNGQYYYGIYYYYQRGAQFINNTIDIGYSTTSAYGIYQQYGSKSIIDGNNVMPGQYGIYTYYENYYYQGDSSLVINNLIHDFKNPTYQVGYRGYYYNYNLRVLNNTIHVDGSYANSYTYAAMQFYYPYHLMCLNNILISDGGTMLLTVYYYPYGNGAVIDYNDYIYPSSTTNNMFFNYNVYYLDLDAWKGATQGMSMPHDENSWENEDPKFDATNPYHLNPNYPPLVGKTFGYIAADIDGDPRCIYRTAIGADESEYSTGLPVSNFIAGDTICFNSPITFLNTADKNAKQGYWWFLNGVQKTTDFNFTHTFGAGTYYDTITLVTSNCAGSDTFTKVVLIDAPATPPMADFIAEMNEIETGFPIQFFDISSNCPSSWKWSVVPATVTLGGLGTVPSHSYLAPTGSFSQNPVVLLEYPGVYKICLTVFNTIGGDSICKDKYIVVKPSQWICNYVLPSVSSSMRGILFDDQGPVSDYGNGRNCDILLSPCASSIDFTFSEFDVAGGDYFRIFEGTDNNGTPLWDVNNYGNNGINGEISDPGFQSKFTSSTGSLFIEWETNTSGTAPGFVGSWEATAGQFAKPNALFDGPDTVCLDAVAYFENLSTSNGGTNSWDYDQDGFYDDFNENGEYKFPFAGWYSVKLVVEDCGGTSSYTKNVFVIQPPVAPTPNFVADILRPVAGKDAVSFTDLTQGCVNAWTWTITPATFSVIADYPNGQNPIIQFNDTGYYSVTLESAFGSFTKSITKTDYIYVIQYCVPGVTTLGQDVGISYVELTDFANTPILVNASAIGSESFTDYSATKSAYLARGASYSLTVKRNTNYNNIDRKAWIDWNVNGEYEASELIDHEPNASTTSWTTQFAVPTTALKGTTRMRIATALGGETNDPCNTRLFGEVEEYRLIIRDDATPPVITITYMDTVYVEQCLTYVDSGATAEDNLDGNVTSSIVTTNNVDLQNHGEYWYKYEVSDANGNVATAYRVIIVNKEMDAPVFTLKGNANEYVEVHNAFVDPGYDVSDACSGVDTVMMVSTVDIAELGTYMVDYTAYDNNNNSSMLSRTVVVGDTTEPVVTLNGSSPVMIEVHNAYADMGVDAVDNYCAKSENAVFTTGAVNTDILGTYTISYEVYDCNGNGPVMVSRDVIVADTTAPAIYSGMYNEGDTITMEVNNSIMDYLSKMGIIDNYYDFAELILLPAGTYFDNFPAPLGIANKLGYYSASLSVTDPSMNTSMISFTILVVDTEAPVITNPGTDYIEICRFAKVDASELVVNVTDNFETGITATTSGTYFSEYLNHMKEGFYSIRFSAIDGSGNKAQDYTKYVDVSYCETYSINDNDFAGNIALYPNPTSGQFNLEVELNSLEQLTINIVNVLGEVVLEVENNEVLNSSYKVDLSEFSNGVYYVSIKTANSVMVKQVVLAK, from the coding sequence ATGAGAAAGTTAACACTTGTTTTGTTTGCAATTTTTGTTTCAATTTCCTGGAATATAAATGCACAAACATATTGTACTCCTTCCTGGACTAGTGCAGGTAATTATCAGATAGGAACACAACAGGTAAATATTGGTTCAATAAGCAATACAACCACTTGTCCTACTACATCTGCACAGTATAGTAACTACACAAGCATGTCAACAACTGCTTATCCTGCATCAACAGTTAATGTGAGTGTACAGGTAGGTGGTTCGAACACAACCTGGTTCTGTATTTTTATTGATTTCAATAACGATGGAACATTTAACACAAATGATGAATGGGTTTATTCCTCAGGTAGTACTGCTGCCAGTGGTTGGAGTACAGGTACAATAACAATACCTTCTAACGCGCCTGCTGGTAATAAACGCATGCGTGTAATCAGTGATTATGGTTCATCTTCACTTAATCCTCCTAGCCCATGTACAAACTATTATGCAGGAGAATGTGAAGATTATACAATTAAAATCTTATCTCTTTCAGGTTTTGATTGTGCATTAACCAGTGTTGATTCTCCCGGAGTTTTCAGTGTTGATAGCAATAAACTTAGTGTTACCTTCTCAAACTTAAAGGCCGATTCAATTCGTTGGTTAGATTTAGGTTATTCCTTAAATGGTGGTACACCTGAACAAATTTTTGATTACAACAAGGCAACAGGAACAAAATTTCCTGTTTTAGGCCCTGGTGAAAACCATATGTACACTTTCGATAAGTCTGTTTTTATACCGACTAAAGGAAGTCATTCTTTAAAAGTATGGATTGGTGATGTCAATGACTCATTTCCTGATAATGATATAACAAATGATACTTTATTTCTGAATTTTTGTACAGGAATGGAAGGTACCTATACCATTGGCCCTATAGCTGGTGATTATGCAACCTTTAACGAAGCAGTTCAAGCATTACAAACATGTGGTGTTGCAACGCCAATAGTATTCCAGGTTGAACCAGGTGTTTATAATGAACGTGTGGTTATTCCTGATAATATTGTAGGGATAAGCGCAACCAACACTATTACTTTCGATGGTCTGGACAGAACTAAGGTTACCTTAACATATGCCGGAACTTCTTCTTCCAATCGTGCAACGGTTTTATTTGATGGAGCCGATTATTTTACCTTTAGAAACATGAAAATTCAGAATACAGGTACTTCTTATTCTGTTGCAGTCATGCTGATGAATCAGGCTGATAATAATAGTATTATTGATTGTGATATGACTGTTGGAACCAATTCGAGTTCATATGCTCAGGTTATTCAGTCTACCAGTTCTGAAGCATCAACCGGAGGTAATGGTGATAATGCAAATTATACGCTTGTACAGAATTGTACTTTATCAAATGGTTATTATGGTGCTCACTTCCGTGGATCTGGATCCACATCACCTAACATGGATAACAGAATCATTGATTGTATATTCAATGGTCAATATTACTATGGTATCTATTACTATTATCAAAGAGGTGCTCAATTTATTAATAACACAATAGATATTGGTTATAGTACAACCAGTGCATATGGTATTTATCAACAATATGGTTCAAAGTCAATCATTGATGGAAATAATGTGATGCCAGGTCAATATGGTATTTATACATATTATGAAAACTATTATTATCAAGGCGATAGCTCTTTAGTCATAAACAATCTTATTCATGATTTTAAAAACCCTACTTATCAAGTTGGTTATCGTGGTTATTATTATAACTATAATTTAAGAGTATTAAACAATACTATCCATGTTGATGGTAGCTATGCTAATAGTTATACCTATGCTGCAATGCAATTTTATTATCCATATCACTTAATGTGTTTAAATAATATCTTAATTAGTGATGGTGGTACTATGCTACTAACTGTTTACTATTATCCTTATGGAAATGGAGCTGTAATCGATTATAATGATTATATCTATCCAAGTAGTACTACTAATAATATGTTTTTCAATTATAATGTCTATTATTTGGATTTAGATGCTTGGAAAGGTGCAACTCAAGGGATGAGTATGCCACATGATGAAAACTCATGGGAAAATGAAGATCCTAAATTTGATGCAACTAATCCATATCATTTAAATCCGAACTATCCTCCTTTAGTTGGAAAAACTTTCGGATATATAGCTGCTGATATAGATGGTGATCCTCGTTGTATTTATCGTACAGCAATTGGTGCTGATGAATCTGAATATTCAACAGGATTACCTGTTTCAAACTTCATTGCTGGCGATACTATTTGCTTTAATTCACCCATTACCTTTTTAAATACAGCTGATAAAAATGCCAAACAAGGTTATTGGTGGTTCCTGAATGGTGTTCAGAAAACAACCGATTTTAACTTTACCCATACTTTTGGTGCAGGTACCTATTACGATACCATCACCCTTGTTACCAGTAATTGTGCAGGATCTGATACCTTTACAAAGGTTGTTCTGATTGATGCTCCGGCAACACCTCCAATGGCTGATTTTATTGCAGAAATGAATGAAATTGAAACAGGATTTCCAATTCAGTTTTTTGATATTTCTTCCAATTGTCCAAGTAGCTGGAAGTGGAGTGTAGTGCCTGCCACAGTAACATTAGGTGGTTTAGGAACTGTTCCTTCTCATAGTTATCTGGCTCCAACAGGAAGCTTTTCTCAAAACCCAGTTGTTTTATTGGAGTATCCTGGTGTTTACAAAATTTGCCTGACTGTATTTAATACAATAGGTGGCGATAGCATTTGTAAGGATAAATATATTGTTGTAAAACCATCTCAATGGATTTGTAACTATGTATTGCCTTCAGTAAGCTCATCTATGCGTGGTATCTTATTTGACGATCAGGGTCCTGTTAGTGATTATGGCAATGGCCGTAATTGCGATATTCTGTTAAGCCCTTGCGCCAGCTCAATTGATTTCACTTTCTCAGAGTTTGATGTAGCCGGAGGCGATTATTTCAGAATATTTGAAGGAACTGATAACAATGGTACACCATTATGGGATGTTAATAATTATGGCAATAATGGAATAAATGGAGAAATTAGCGATCCTGGTTTCCAAAGTAAGTTTACTTCCAGCACAGGAAGTTTATTTATCGAATGGGAAACAAATACATCAGGTACAGCTCCTGGTTTTGTAGGTAGCTGGGAAGCAACTGCAGGTCAGTTTGCTAAACCAAATGCGTTATTTGATGGACCTGATACCGTTTGTTTGGATGCCGTTGCTTATTTTGAAAACTTATCGACATCCAATGGAGGAACGAACTCCTGGGATTATGATCAGGATGGATTCTATGATGATTTCAATGAAAATGGTGAATATAAATTCCCATTTGCCGGATGGTATTCTGTGAAACTAGTTGTTGAAGATTGCGGTGGTACAAGTTCTTATACCAAGAATGTTTTTGTTATTCAACCTCCAGTTGCTCCAACACCTAATTTTGTTGCTGATATTCTTCGTCCAGTTGCTGGAAAAGATGCTGTATCTTTTACCGATCTGACTCAAGGTTGTGTGAATGCATGGACATGGACTATCACCCCTGCTACATTTAGTGTGATAGCAGATTATCCAAATGGTCAAAATCCAATAATTCAGTTTAACGATACAGGTTATTATAGCGTTACATTGGAGTCTGCTTTTGGATCATTTACAAAGTCAATTACTAAAACAGATTATATCTATGTCATTCAGTATTGTGTACCTGGTGTAACTACTTTAGGGCAAGATGTTGGAATTAGTTATGTAGAACTTACTGATTTTGCAAATACGCCAATTTTAGTAAACGCATCAGCAATTGGAAGTGAATCTTTTACCGATTATTCAGCAACTAAATCTGCATATTTGGCAAGAGGAGCTTCTTATTCTTTAACTGTTAAGAGAAATACAAATTATAACAATATTGATCGCAAAGCGTGGATTGATTGGAATGTTAACGGGGAATATGAAGCTTCTGAATTAATCGATCACGAACCAAATGCATCAACAACTAGTTGGACTACACAATTTGCTGTTCCTACTACTGCTCTTAAAGGAACCACTAGAATGCGTATTGCTACTGCTTTAGGAGGAGAAACTAATGATCCTTGTAATACCAGACTATTTGGTGAGGTTGAAGAGTACAGATTAATTATCCGTGATGATGCAACACCTCCAGTAATTACCATTACTTATATGGATACTGTTTATGTTGAACAGTGTTTGACATATGTTGATTCAGGTGCCACAGCAGAGGATAACCTGGATGGAAATGTAACGTCAAGTATTGTAACAACAAATAATGTTGATTTACAAAATCATGGTGAATATTGGTATAAATACGAAGTAAGTGATGCTAACGGTAATGTAGCTACTGCTTACAGAGTAATAATTGTAAACAAAGAGATGGATGCGCCAGTATTTACATTGAAAGGAAATGCAAATGAATATGTAGAAGTACATAATGCATTTGTGGATCCAGGTTATGATGTTAGCGATGCCTGTAGTGGAGTTGATACCGTTATGATGGTTTCAACAGTGGATATTGCAGAACTCGGTACCTATATGGTTGATTACACTGCATACGATAATAACAATAACTCTAGTATGTTAAGCAGAACAGTAGTCGTTGGAGATACAACTGAGCCAGTTGTAACGCTGAATGGATCTTCTCCTGTTATGATTGAAGTACACAATGCATATGCTGATATGGGTGTCGATGCTGTTGATAATTATTGTGCAAAAAGTGAAAATGCAGTTTTCACAACAGGTGCAGTTAATACAGATATTCTCGGTACGTATACCATCAGTTATGAAGTATATGACTGCAATGGTAACGGACCAGTTATGGTTAGTCGCGATGTAATTGTTGCTGATACAACAGCTCCTGCAATTTATTCAGGTATGTATAATGAAGGTGACACAATTACCATGGAAGTGAATAATAGTATTATGGATTACCTATCGAAAATGGGCATCATTGATAATTACTATGATTTTGCTGAGTTGATTCTTTTACCGGCTGGTACTTATTTTGATAATTTCCCTGCCCCATTGGGTATTGCCAATAAGCTTGGTTATTATAGTGCAAGTTTGAGTGTAACCGATCCATCCATGAATACGTCAATGATTTCATTTACAATTCTTGTAGTGGATACAGAAGCTCCAGTAATTACTAATCCTGGAACAGACTATATCGAGATTTGTCGTTTTGCCAAAGTAGATGCAAGTGAATTAGTTGTTAATGTAACCGATAATTTTGAAACCGGTATTACAGCAACAACTTCAGGTACTTACTTTAGCGAGTATTTGAATCATATGAAAGAAGGATTCTATTCAATTCGTTTCTCTGCAATTGATGGTTCAGGAAATAAGGCACAAGATTATACGAAATATGTTGACGTATCTTATTGTGAAACTTATTCTATCAATGACAATGATTTTGCAGGAAATATTGCACTTTATCCAAATCCAACAAGTGGTCAATTCAACCTTGAAGTTGAGTTGAACAGCCTTGAGCAATTAACAATCAATATTGTTAATGTTTTAGGAGAAGTTGTTCTTGAGGTTGAGAA